One Owenweeksia hongkongensis DSM 17368 genomic region harbors:
- a CDS encoding serine hydrolase domain-containing protein, whose amino-acid sequence MIRIILITALSFCTLHIGFAQTFDKEKLDNYLEALEANDKFMGSVAIAKNGEVIYTKATGFADVESKKKPDANTKYRIGSISKTFTATMVLKAVEENKLSLDQTIHKFFPSVTNAKKITISNLLNHRSGIHNFTNDDIYLEYNTEPKTEAAMVAIIAKSGSDFEPDSKAEYSNSNYVLQSYILQKVYDQPYSDILDEKIIKPANLKNTKFGGKIDLSKNECNSYEYVSSWEKQPETDMSVPMGAGAIISTPSDLTQFAFALFSGKIISEESLKTMTTIKDGYGMGLFTMPFGDKTSYGHTGGIDGFSSVFGYFEDDKVAFAITSNGNNYNHNNVSIAVLSAVFNEPYEIPVFKSIAVSSADLDKYLGVYSSPQIPLKVTITKSENTLVAQATGQPSFPLQATAEHQFSFDKAGVVLDFNPEAKQMTLNQGGGSYVMTRE is encoded by the coding sequence ATGATCCGGATTATCCTAATTACCGCACTTTCATTTTGCACCTTACACATTGGCTTTGCGCAAACCTTTGACAAGGAAAAGCTCGACAATTACCTGGAAGCTCTAGAAGCCAATGATAAGTTTATGGGCAGTGTGGCTATTGCCAAAAATGGCGAAGTGATTTACACCAAGGCCACGGGCTTTGCTGATGTGGAAAGCAAAAAGAAGCCAGATGCCAACACGAAATACAGAATTGGTTCTATCTCCAAAACCTTCACCGCTACTATGGTTTTAAAAGCTGTAGAAGAAAATAAGCTAAGCTTGGATCAAACGATTCACAAGTTCTTTCCTTCAGTGACCAACGCTAAAAAAATAACCATCAGCAATTTGCTAAATCACCGAAGCGGTATTCACAACTTTACAAATGATGATATCTATTTGGAATATAATACTGAGCCAAAAACTGAGGCCGCCATGGTTGCCATCATTGCCAAGTCAGGAAGCGATTTTGAGCCAGACTCAAAAGCCGAGTACAGCAACTCCAACTATGTTTTGCAATCCTACATTTTGCAAAAAGTATACGACCAGCCTTATTCGGACATTTTAGATGAGAAAATCATAAAACCTGCGAACTTGAAAAACACCAAGTTTGGCGGTAAGATTGATTTATCTAAAAACGAGTGCAACTCATACGAATATGTAAGTAGCTGGGAAAAACAACCTGAAACGGATATGTCTGTACCTATGGGTGCTGGGGCTATTATTTCCACACCTTCGGATTTAACCCAGTTTGCTTTTGCGCTTTTCAGCGGAAAAATAATTTCTGAAGAAAGCTTAAAAACCATGACGACCATAAAAGATGGTTATGGAATGGGCCTTTTCACCATGCCTTTTGGCGACAAAACAAGCTATGGTCACACTGGCGGCATTGATGGTTTTAGTTCCGTTTTTGGATATTTTGAAGATGACAAAGTTGCTTTTGCAATCACTTCTAACGGGAACAATTACAATCACAATAATGTGAGCATAGCTGTGCTTAGCGCTGTTTTTAATGAACCCTACGAAATTCCGGTTTTTAAAAGCATTGCGGTTTCCTCTGCCGATTTGGACAAATATTTAGGAGTGTACTCCAGTCCACAAATACCTTTGAAAGTTACCATCACTAAGTCCGAAAACACCTTAGTGGCGCAAGCTACCGGCCAGCCATCTTTTCCGTTACAAGCTACTGCCGAACATCAATTTTCTTTTGATAAGGCCGGAGTGGTTTTAGATTTCAATCCAGAAGCAAAGCAAATGACTTTAAATCAAGGCGGTGGCAGCTATGTGATGACAAGGGAGTAA
- a CDS encoding sulfatase-like hydrolase/transferase: MKHIFHTLLFFAFCASQSLAQPNIILIVADDMGYSDLACFGSEIQTPHLDKLAQEGIRMRQFYNSAKCEPSRAMIISGQHWHDSGIHLENGPTIAEVIRRANYNTYAVGKWHLSGNPVNRGFDHFFGHLNGATNYFKGDPSFRLDHDKFEVPDNFYATSAYGDYAVKFIEEGHKANPEKRFFLYLAHTAPHAPLMALPEDIERFKNTYKAGWDKIREERIKRQLKLGIIDAKWPVPDRPSTIPAWKDLSPKEQEIEADRMATYAAMIYRMDASVGRVIDKLEELGIRDNTLIVFISDNGANPFDRGRKDVPGALGENHNYGLGWAFASNTPYRLYKQNQHNGGACTSAILNWPDVIPPNEKVNDTPAQILDLAPTFFELACAEYPSAPDDKPLSGRSLYPLLTGKKMPPSPPMYFHLYDNAALIDNNWKLVKAFGNTWELYDLETDRAETQNLISEQPKKAQKLQQEWENWMGNYRLKHVGNEPKYVPLQND; encoded by the coding sequence ATGAAACACATCTTTCATACACTATTATTTTTCGCTTTTTGCGCTTCCCAAAGCCTTGCTCAACCCAACATTATTCTCATTGTAGCTGATGATATGGGCTACTCAGACCTGGCGTGCTTTGGCAGCGAAATACAAACTCCCCACCTTGACAAGCTAGCACAAGAAGGAATAAGGATGCGCCAGTTTTATAACAGTGCCAAATGCGAACCTTCGCGAGCCATGATTATAAGTGGGCAACATTGGCACGACAGCGGCATTCATCTGGAAAATGGGCCAACTATTGCCGAAGTGATACGAAGAGCCAACTATAATACCTACGCTGTGGGAAAATGGCATCTTTCGGGAAACCCGGTAAATCGTGGCTTTGACCATTTTTTTGGACATCTCAATGGTGCTACTAACTACTTTAAAGGCGATCCAAGCTTTAGGCTTGATCATGATAAGTTTGAAGTTCCGGATAATTTTTATGCCACTTCAGCCTATGGCGATTATGCAGTCAAGTTTATTGAAGAAGGTCATAAAGCAAACCCGGAAAAGCGTTTTTTCCTTTATCTGGCGCACACCGCCCCGCATGCGCCTTTGATGGCACTTCCTGAAGATATTGAGCGGTTTAAAAACACCTATAAAGCAGGCTGGGATAAAATCCGTGAAGAGCGAATAAAACGTCAATTAAAACTTGGGATCATTGATGCGAAATGGCCCGTTCCTGATCGTCCATCTACAATCCCCGCATGGAAAGATTTATCGCCAAAGGAGCAGGAAATTGAAGCTGATAGAATGGCGACTTATGCCGCCATGATTTACAGAATGGATGCTTCTGTAGGTAGAGTAATTGATAAGCTTGAAGAACTAGGAATTCGAGACAACACTCTTATCGTTTTTATTAGTGATAATGGGGCCAATCCTTTTGACCGCGGAAGAAAAGATGTACCCGGAGCATTGGGTGAAAATCACAATTACGGTCTGGGCTGGGCGTTTGCAAGCAACACTCCATATAGGTTGTATAAGCAAAATCAGCACAATGGAGGGGCTTGTACTTCAGCCATATTAAACTGGCCAGATGTGATTCCTCCCAATGAAAAAGTGAACGATACACCAGCACAGATTCTGGATCTGGCCCCTACTTTTTTTGAACTCGCTTGCGCTGAATATCCAAGCGCACCTGATGATAAGCCTTTATCCGGAAGAAGTTTGTACCCTCTGCTAACGGGTAAAAAGATGCCACCTTCTCCTCCTATGTATTTTCATTTGTATGACAATGCCGCCCTCATTGATAATAACTGGAAACTTGTGAAAGCTTTCGGAAATACTTGGGAACTGTACGACCTAGAAACTGACCGAGCCGAAACCCAAAATCTGATATCAGAACAACCAAAAAAAGCACAAAAGCTACAGCAGGAATGGGAAAACTGGATGGGTAATTACCGTTTAAAGCACGTGGGCAATGAACCTAAGTATGTTCCGCTGCAAAACGACTAG
- a CDS encoding DUF262 domain-containing protein, with amino-acid sequence MKNYLNTTNRNVAWFKGAYDRGELDMKPPFQRNPVWVTRQKSFLIDTILNGYPIPEIYMQETVDEKGKAKYIIVDGQQRTRAVLDFLEGKYCIDSKESPDLADLYFEDLSAEQKKVFFQYNFVIRVLPDIPDTELRAIFQRLNKNVVSLNKQELRQATYWGSFIKTMNLISDKEYWGKIDVFTPNDIRRMLDVEYISELAIFALHGFQNKKDNLDKFYELYEEEFGREKEIVEVFDIVNGELLKILPEISNTRWSKKADYYTLFGLFAKQVASLPLAKESRQEVREKLLEFAGEIDYFVKTDKGDAEVEYNEATKEYGRGIRATTDIGSRKVRENGLSLKLGNVWN; translated from the coding sequence ATGAAAAATTACTTAAATACCACAAATCGAAACGTAGCTTGGTTCAAGGGCGCATATGACAGAGGTGAGCTTGATATGAAGCCGCCCTTTCAAAGAAACCCAGTTTGGGTTACTAGACAAAAAAGCTTTTTAATTGATACAATTTTAAATGGTTATCCCATTCCAGAAATATATATGCAGGAAACTGTAGATGAGAAAGGAAAAGCTAAATACATTATTGTTGATGGACAGCAGAGAACAAGAGCTGTACTTGATTTTTTAGAAGGAAAATACTGCATTGATTCAAAAGAAAGTCCAGATTTAGCAGACTTATATTTCGAGGATTTATCAGCTGAACAGAAGAAGGTTTTCTTTCAATACAATTTTGTAATCAGAGTTTTACCTGATATACCTGATACTGAACTTAGGGCGATTTTTCAAAGACTTAATAAAAATGTCGTATCCCTGAATAAACAAGAATTAAGACAAGCAACATACTGGGGCTCATTCATTAAAACAATGAATCTAATTTCTGATAAAGAGTATTGGGGTAAAATTGATGTTTTCACTCCAAATGATATTAGAAGAATGTTGGATGTTGAATACATAAGTGAACTTGCCATTTTTGCGCTACATGGTTTTCAAAACAAAAAAGATAATCTAGATAAGTTTTACGAATTATATGAAGAGGAATTTGGAAGAGAAAAGGAAATTGTTGAAGTTTTTGATATAGTCAATGGAGAACTGCTAAAGATACTGCCTGAAATATCAAATACTCGTTGGAGTAAAAAAGCAGACTATTATACATTATTTGGGTTATTTGCCAAACAAGTCGCTAGCCTTCCATTAGCAAAAGAGTCACGACAAGAAGTAAGAGAAAAACTTCTAGAATTTGCAGGTGAAATAGATTATTTCGTTAAAACTGATAAAGGAGATGCAGAAGTTGAATACAATGAAGCTACCAAAGAATATGGTAGAGGTATTAGAGCTACCACAGACATTGGAAGCAGAAAAGTACGTGAGAACGGTTTGAGTTTGAAATTGGGTAATGTTTGGAATTAA
- a CDS encoding PPK2 family polyphosphate kinase: MHITDFPTTAPTDLSEKKITKKFKKLQDRLFDLQHLLYANQKNSVLIILQGLDAAGKDSTIRHVFSCLNPTGCNVTSFKKPTEEELMYGFLWRIYKHLPAKGMIQIFNRSHYEDILVPTVHETADASRIEHRYDYINDFEQHLQMQGTLILKFFLNLSEEAQQAKLKARLKDPKKQWKYDEADTKEQKNRQAYLETYERIFERCSPQIPWQIIPAEDKWYRNYLIAKAVVEKLETLNMTYPKPS; encoded by the coding sequence ATGCACATAACAGATTTTCCAACTACAGCTCCCACAGACCTAAGCGAAAAGAAAATAACTAAGAAATTCAAGAAGCTTCAGGATCGACTTTTTGATTTACAGCATTTGCTTTACGCTAACCAGAAAAACTCCGTGCTTATCATTTTACAAGGGCTTGATGCTGCTGGAAAAGATAGTACAATAAGGCACGTATTTTCTTGCCTCAACCCCACGGGTTGTAATGTAACCTCATTCAAAAAACCAACTGAAGAAGAGTTGATGTACGGATTCCTGTGGCGTATTTACAAGCACCTTCCCGCCAAGGGAATGATACAGATTTTCAACCGATCGCACTATGAAGATATATTGGTGCCAACTGTGCATGAAACGGCCGATGCCTCCAGAATCGAGCATCGATACGATTACATAAATGACTTTGAGCAGCACCTTCAAATGCAAGGCACTCTAATTTTAAAATTCTTTCTCAACCTATCAGAAGAAGCGCAGCAGGCCAAATTGAAGGCACGTTTAAAGGATCCTAAAAAGCAATGGAAATACGATGAGGCCGACACCAAGGAACAGAAAAACAGACAGGCCTACTTAGAGACTTATGAAAGAATATTTGAGCGCTGCAGTCCTCAAATTCCATGGCAAATAATACCCGCTGAGGATAAGTGGTACCGAAACTACCTTATTGCAAAAGCAGTGGTAGAAAAGCTGGAGACATTAAATATGACTTATCCGAAGCCGAGCTAA
- the gatA gene encoding Asp-tRNA(Asn)/Glu-tRNA(Gln) amidotransferase subunit GatA: MDFKTLAEVQEKLHNGESSCTQLVEFYLERIAEHEHLNAFVEVFAHDARSRATVIDQKIQRGNAGKLAGMVIGIKDNLCFKGHKVTAASKILDGFESLFDATAIERLLEEDAIIIGRLNCDEFAMGSANEFSHYGPVKNPHDITKVPGGSSGGSAAAVAANLCHAALGSDTGGSIRQPASFCGVVGFKPSYGRISRHGLIAYASSFDQIGPFTKSVEDAALLYEVMAGKDNFDSTLSRKEVEPIELNASGDKKLKIGYIKECIMNDSLDGEIRDGMMDLIEKLKAEGHTVEPVNSPHLDYMVPVYYVLTTAEASSNLARYDGIHFGYRSENATDLESTYKLSRTEGFGTEVKRRILLGTFVLSSGYYEAYYGQAQKARMLIKQQTEKVFEDYDLMLSPTAPHTAFEIGKKQTDPTVMYLEDIFTVQANICGIPAVSLPMGNHSNGLPYGIQLMAPAFSEKELLQFSHQLMNSN; this comes from the coding sequence ATGGATTTTAAAACCTTAGCTGAAGTACAGGAAAAATTACACAATGGTGAATCTTCTTGTACCCAACTGGTAGAATTTTACTTGGAGCGTATTGCTGAGCATGAGCACCTCAATGCTTTTGTAGAAGTATTTGCGCATGACGCTCGAAGCCGCGCCACTGTAATTGATCAAAAGATACAGCGCGGCAATGCCGGTAAACTGGCGGGTATGGTAATCGGTATTAAAGACAACCTTTGCTTTAAAGGTCATAAAGTGACTGCCGCTTCCAAAATTCTTGACGGTTTTGAATCTCTTTTTGACGCAACCGCCATTGAGCGCCTTTTGGAAGAAGATGCTATTATCATTGGTCGCCTCAATTGTGATGAATTCGCAATGGGCTCAGCCAATGAATTTTCGCATTATGGCCCGGTAAAAAATCCACATGATATCACCAAAGTACCTGGAGGTTCTTCAGGTGGAAGTGCTGCTGCTGTTGCTGCCAACCTTTGTCACGCTGCATTGGGTAGCGATACCGGTGGCAGTATTCGTCAGCCGGCCAGCTTTTGCGGTGTAGTTGGTTTTAAACCATCTTATGGGCGAATTTCTCGCCACGGTCTTATTGCTTACGCATCATCTTTCGATCAGATTGGCCCTTTTACCAAAAGTGTGGAAGACGCTGCCTTGCTATATGAGGTAATGGCGGGTAAGGATAATTTTGACAGCACGCTTTCGCGTAAAGAAGTTGAGCCGATTGAACTTAATGCGAGCGGTGACAAAAAACTAAAAATAGGATACATCAAAGAATGTATTATGAATGATAGCCTTGATGGCGAAATTCGTGATGGCATGATGGATCTTATTGAAAAATTAAAAGCTGAAGGTCACACTGTAGAGCCTGTAAATTCTCCACACTTGGATTATATGGTTCCCGTGTACTACGTACTTACCACGGCCGAAGCTTCTTCAAATTTGGCTCGCTATGATGGAATTCATTTTGGCTACCGCAGCGAAAATGCTACTGATCTCGAATCTACCTACAAACTTTCGCGCACCGAAGGTTTTGGCACCGAGGTAAAGCGTAGAATCTTGCTAGGAACATTTGTACTGAGCAGCGGATATTACGAAGCATATTACGGTCAGGCACAAAAAGCAAGAATGCTAATCAAACAACAAACCGAAAAGGTTTTTGAAGATTATGACTTGATGCTTTCGCCAACAGCTCCACACACGGCCTTTGAAATTGGCAAAAAACAAACCGACCCTACGGTAATGTACCTCGAAGACATCTTTACGGTACAAGCCAATATTTGCGGTATTCCTGCCGTTTCATTACCTATGGGAAATCACAGTAATGGGCTGCCCTACGGTATACAATTGATGGCTCCTGCTTTTTCTGAAAAGGAATTGCTGCAGTTTTCACACCAGTTAATGAACAGCAACTAG
- a CDS encoding DUF4932 domain-containing protein: MNRLIFLFSILILVSCKEPRKSSSNSAQEKRVEVSVNQTIETFMILRSISQDDPLFQYRDSNYKGKPIMYEAREFFAEYKNHPAVLETQNMLNATSSTGDMILQGLLYFEELPSNSLKHEISSEYWDKRKDTLMVYINTLQNFYEDAKVGEFISKHSYFYEGAIAEAKSYLDDNLIPIMEDYFGIKNHAYHMILIPNSPFGMGFGANTKSEDGDIFFQIISPANDVEWDSSSTYETFGFSGEGADEYYRDLVVHEFCHPFITPYIESEKLKSQIAKTDSLFVPKLDSVMTKQGYGTWWGFVNEHLVRLGEIRVARAMDIPDLDAMRKYNIEENGFILLPEAEELVLHYESKRDKYGTFQDFIPVLLKQLETFNKKQINSKLMRLTKDTN, encoded by the coding sequence ATGAACAGATTGATTTTTCTTTTTTCAATATTAATTCTGGTTTCATGTAAAGAGCCGAGAAAATCCTCAAGCAATAGCGCTCAAGAAAAGCGTGTAGAGGTAAGTGTAAATCAAACCATAGAGACATTTATGATTTTACGCTCTATTTCTCAGGATGATCCCTTGTTTCAATATCGGGATTCAAATTACAAGGGCAAGCCGATAATGTACGAAGCAAGGGAGTTTTTTGCTGAATATAAAAATCATCCTGCAGTGCTAGAAACTCAAAATATGCTGAATGCTACAAGTAGTACAGGGGATATGATTTTGCAAGGACTATTGTATTTTGAGGAACTACCTTCAAATTCTTTGAAGCATGAAATATCTTCTGAATATTGGGATAAGCGCAAGGACACTTTGATGGTCTACATAAATACTCTCCAAAATTTTTATGAGGATGCCAAGGTTGGGGAATTCATCTCCAAGCATTCATATTTCTATGAAGGAGCAATTGCTGAAGCAAAATCCTATTTAGATGACAATCTAATACCTATAATGGAAGATTATTTTGGAATAAAAAACCATGCTTACCACATGATCTTAATTCCAAATTCACCATTCGGGATGGGTTTTGGTGCCAATACAAAGTCAGAAGATGGAGATATATTTTTCCAGATAATTTCCCCGGCAAACGATGTCGAATGGGATAGTAGTTCAACTTATGAAACCTTTGGTTTTTCAGGAGAGGGTGCAGATGAATATTATAGAGACTTGGTTGTACACGAGTTCTGCCACCCCTTTATTACACCATACATTGAGTCCGAAAAGCTAAAATCGCAAATCGCCAAAACGGACTCTTTGTTTGTTCCTAAGCTTGACTCTGTAATGACTAAACAAGGCTATGGCACTTGGTGGGGATTTGTAAATGAACACCTGGTAAGATTAGGAGAAATTAGAGTAGCCAGAGCAATGGATATTCCAGACCTCGATGCGATGAGAAAATACAATATTGAAGAAAATGGTTTCATTCTATTGCCCGAAGCGGAGGAACTCGTTTTGCACTATGAAAGCAAAAGAGATAAATATGGCACATTTCAAGATTTCATCCCAGTATTGCTTAAGCAGCTTGAAACCTTCAATAAAAAGCAAATAAATAGTAAGTTGATGCGGCTAACAAAAGATACGAACTGA
- a CDS encoding Sec-independent protein translocase subunit TatA/TatB: MNLASVMLGMIGPWQIVLIVAAVLLLFGGRKIPELMRGLGGGVKEFKNAIKEDEDTDTKASSSDKK, encoded by the coding sequence ATGAATCTTGCATCTGTAATGTTAGGTATGATTGGCCCTTGGCAAATCGTTCTTATTGTAGCCGCGGTACTTTTACTTTTTGGTGGTCGCAAAATACCTGAATTAATGCGCGGACTTGGTGGTGGAGTGAAGGAATTTAAGAATGCAATAAAGGAAGACGAAGACACCGATACCAAGGCTTCTTCATCGGATAAAAAATAA
- a CDS encoding 2-isopropylmalate synthase, with protein MNADKVQVFDTTLRDGEQVPGCKLNTHQKVLIAQRLDELGVDVIEAGFPISSPGDFASVQAIARIVKNATVCGLSRAVKSDIEAAARALEHAVKPRIHTGIGTSDSHIKYKFNSTREGVVERAVEAVSFAKTFVDDVEFYAEDAGRTDNEFLAYICSEAIKAGATVLNIPDTTGYCLPEAYGAKIKYLKENVQGIEKAILSCHCHNDLGLATANSIAGVMNGARQIECTINGVGERAGNTSLEEIVMVLRQHPYLNLDTNVDSKLLYSTSRMVSESMGMPVQPNKAIVGANAFAHSSGIHQDGVIKNRETYEIIDPKDVGVTESAIVLTARSGRAALAYRAKNLGYELTKLQLDDVYNEFLVFADRSKEVCDGDIHQIMENCKLNVRATA; from the coding sequence ATGAATGCAGATAAAGTTCAGGTTTTTGATACCACTTTACGGGATGGTGAGCAAGTGCCGGGGTGCAAGTTAAACACTCACCAAAAGGTACTTATTGCGCAAAGGCTGGATGAACTTGGCGTAGATGTAATAGAGGCGGGGTTCCCAATTTCGAGTCCCGGAGACTTTGCCTCGGTGCAAGCTATTGCAAGAATTGTGAAAAACGCCACCGTATGTGGATTGTCGAGAGCGGTGAAGAGCGATATAGAAGCCGCTGCCCGAGCTTTGGAACATGCGGTAAAGCCGCGTATTCATACAGGAATAGGAACGTCTGATTCGCATATAAAATACAAGTTTAACTCTACTCGTGAAGGGGTTGTCGAACGAGCCGTGGAAGCGGTTTCGTTCGCCAAAACTTTTGTGGATGACGTAGAGTTTTATGCCGAAGATGCTGGTCGTACCGACAATGAATTTTTGGCTTACATCTGCTCCGAAGCTATTAAAGCCGGAGCCACGGTTTTAAATATTCCGGACACTACCGGCTATTGCTTACCAGAAGCTTATGGTGCAAAAATTAAGTACCTAAAGGAAAACGTGCAGGGAATAGAAAAGGCTATTCTTTCCTGCCATTGCCACAATGATTTGGGTTTGGCTACGGCCAATTCTATAGCAGGGGTGATGAATGGTGCCCGTCAAATAGAATGTACCATAAATGGAGTGGGCGAGCGTGCAGGAAATACTTCTTTGGAAGAAATAGTGATGGTTCTTCGCCAGCATCCTTACCTAAACCTCGACACCAATGTAGATTCAAAACTACTGTACAGCACCAGCAGAATGGTATCGGAAAGTATGGGAATGCCCGTGCAGCCAAATAAAGCCATAGTAGGAGCGAATGCTTTTGCGCATAGCTCAGGAATTCATCAGGATGGTGTGATAAAAAACCGCGAGACCTATGAAATTATTGATCCCAAAGATGTTGGGGTAACCGAATCAGCAATTGTACTAACTGCCAGAAGTGGACGTGCAGCTTTAGCCTATCGGGCAAAGAATCTAGGTTATGAATTGACCAAGCTTCAGCTGGATGATGTGTACAATGAATTTTTGGTTTTTGCCGACCGAAGCAAGGAAGTATGCGATGGAGATATTCATCAAATAATGGAAAACTGTAAACTAAATGTGAGGGCTACGGCCTGA
- a CDS encoding T9SS type A sorting domain-containing protein, which produces MKQFILSLLILLSTVSIGQNQNLSNGNVFDGEPYLAIDPYNSQHLVVAWMGWINFSNLFKIKIRSSFDGGKTWSSTVELPHTVSSYSSVDPSLDFDHNGDVFVCFIDFTGTNPPVTGGVYISKSTDGGLSWGTPTEVINTNYDGTKWPIDRPWIAIDKSAAPTQGNIYVSSMPLNRNNPSYRPYLSVSTDGGNTFTTTYIDTAGWLAGSINPLPLCSPAISSTGTFYGAYPSYVISQSPYAQTFLASSTNGGKTISHKNLITFVSPTNIGDYPLAKKANLLICDPSDPNHLAYIFLSATHGDLDVFFIESVDAGNNWTSPIRVNDDPIGNNRMQDLLWADFDTDGDLVISWRDRRNGADSTFQASTEIWASYRSKDSASFSPNFQITNQAAAHDTVLEAAGNDFMCIKLQNDTLNATWGDTQNGDLNIWFQRMTADGTTLSLQSISSEKVPTVFVYPNPAVSTIYVESKQLQYVKIYDSNGRLMISKQNTEASERLEINLENYGSGTYHVEISTARETVTTQIVKQ; this is translated from the coding sequence ATGAAACAATTCATTCTCTCTCTATTAATCCTACTCAGCACGGTTTCAATTGGGCAAAACCAAAATTTGTCTAATGGAAATGTGTTTGATGGCGAGCCCTACCTAGCTATTGATCCGTATAACTCGCAACATTTGGTGGTAGCCTGGATGGGCTGGATTAATTTTTCCAATCTCTTTAAAATAAAAATACGCAGCAGCTTTGATGGCGGAAAAACATGGAGTTCTACTGTAGAGCTACCTCACACAGTAAGTAGCTATTCATCAGTTGACCCCTCCCTAGATTTTGATCACAATGGTGATGTGTTTGTTTGCTTTATAGATTTTACAGGAACAAATCCTCCCGTTACAGGTGGAGTGTACATCAGTAAATCTACAGATGGTGGTTTGTCTTGGGGCACCCCTACCGAAGTGATAAACACCAATTATGACGGCACCAAGTGGCCTATCGACAGGCCCTGGATCGCGATTGATAAATCAGCTGCACCTACCCAAGGAAACATTTATGTAAGCTCGATGCCCTTAAATCGTAATAATCCTAGTTACCGCCCCTACCTATCGGTATCCACCGATGGCGGAAACACATTTACCACCACCTATATAGACACGGCAGGCTGGCTTGCCGGAAGCATCAATCCTTTACCACTGTGTTCTCCCGCTATTAGTTCTACAGGTACATTTTATGGCGCCTATCCCTCTTATGTGATTTCACAAAGTCCCTATGCCCAAACCTTTTTGGCATCTTCTACCAATGGTGGCAAAACTATTTCGCACAAAAATCTGATAACCTTCGTTTCGCCTACAAACATTGGCGATTATCCTTTAGCCAAAAAAGCCAATCTTTTAATCTGCGATCCATCAGATCCCAATCATTTGGCCTATATATTTTTAAGCGCCACGCATGGCGATTTGGATGTGTTTTTTATAGAGTCAGTAGATGCCGGAAATAACTGGACCTCGCCCATCCGCGTAAATGATGACCCGATTGGAAACAATAGAATGCAGGATTTACTATGGGCAGATTTTGATACAGATGGCGATTTGGTGATAAGCTGGAGAGATAGAAGAAACGGTGCAGACAGCACGTTCCAAGCATCAACCGAGATTTGGGCTTCATACCGTAGCAAAGATTCTGCAAGCTTTTCCCCCAACTTTCAAATCACCAACCAAGCCGCAGCACACGACACTGTTTTAGAAGCTGCCGGAAATGATTTTATGTGCATCAAATTGCAAAACGACACGCTGAATGCCACCTGGGGCGACACTCAAAATGGTGATCTGAACATTTGGTTTCAAAGAATGACAGCAGATGGAACCACCTTATCCTTGCAGTCAATTTCTTCTGAAAAAGTGCCTACTGTTTTTGTGTACCCCAATCCGGCCGTCTCCACCATTTACGTGGAAAGCAAACAACTACAGTATGTAAAAATTTACGATTCCAATGGTCGACTAATGATTTCAAAACAAAATACTGAGGCTAGCGAGAGGCTGGAGATTAACCTAGAAAACTACGGAAGCGGCACTTACCATGTGGAGATAAGCACTGCGCGCGAAACGGTGACTACACAGATTGTAAAGCAGTAA